In Phacochoerus africanus isolate WHEZ1 chromosome 1, ROS_Pafr_v1, whole genome shotgun sequence, the following are encoded in one genomic region:
- the CCNO gene encoding cyclin-O, with amino-acid sequence MVTPCPTSPASPATRAGRRDDQNLRAPVKKSRRPRLRRKQPLQALNPCLLPGDSGVCDLFESPSSGSDAADSPAPSTAPRCNSLPGPAQQLVQLDLQTFRDYGQTCYTFLKARENHFHPRESLARSQQVTAESRCKLLSWLIPVHRQFGLSFESLCLTVNTLDRFLITTPVAADCFQLLGVTSLLIACKQVEVHPPRVKQLLALCCGAFSRQQLCNLECIVLHKLHFSLGAPTISFFLEHFTHARVEAGQAEASEALEAQALARGVAELSLADYSFTSYTPSLLAICCLALADRMLQLPHPLDLGLGGHPEEALQDCLGKLQLLVAINGTSLTHMLPRQICEKCSLALSLK; translated from the exons ATGGTGACCCCCTGCCCCACCAGCCCCGCGAGCCCCGCCACCCGGGCTGGGAGGCGTGACGACCAGAACCTCCGTGCCCCGGTGAAGAAGAGTAGGCGACCACGCCTCCGGAGGAAGCAGCCTCTACAGGCGCTGAACCCGTGCCTGCTCCCGGGAGACTCCGGTGTTTGCGATCTGTTCGAGTCCCCGAGCTCCGGCTCGGATGCCGCAGACAGCCCCGCGCCGTCCACGGCGCCACGCTGCAACTCCTTACCTGGTCCTGCCCAGCAGCTGGTGCAGCTAGATCTACAGACCTTCCGCGACTACGGTCAGACCTGCTACACTTTCCTCAAGGCACGGGAGAACCACTTCCACCCGCGGGAGTCGCTGGCGCGCAGCCA gcAGGTGACGGCGGAATCCCGCTGTAAGCTGCTCAGCTGGCTGATTCCCGTACACCGCCAGTTCGGCCTCTCCTTCGAGTCTCTGTGTCTGACGGTGAACACTCTGGACCGCTTCCTTATTACCACGCCTGTGGCTGCAGACTGCTTCCAGCTGCTCGGCGTCACGTCCCTCCTCATTGCTTGCAAACAG GTGGAGGTGCACCCGCCGCGCGTGAAGCAGCTCCTGGCCCTGTGCTGTGGTGCCTTCTCCCGGCAGCAGCTCTGCAACCTTGAGTGCATCGTGCTGCACAAACTGCACTTCAGCCTGGGCGCACCGACCATCAGCTTCTTCCTGGAGCATTTCACGCACGCACGCGTGGAGGCCGGGCAGGCTGAGGCCTCCGAAGCCCTGGAGGCGCAAGCCCTGGCACGCGGGGTGGCGGAGCTGAGCCTGGCTGACTACTCTTTCACCAGCTACACTCCCTCACTGCTGGCCATCTGTTGCCTGGCGCTGGCCGACCGTATGCTGCAGCTTCCGCACCCGCTGGACTTGGGCCTGGGTGGGCACCCTGAGGAGGCATTGCAGGACTGCCTGGGCAAGCTGCAGCTACTGGTGGCCATAAACGGAACCTCCCTGACTCACATGCTGCCCCGCCAGATCTGTGAGAAGTGCAGCCTGGCCCTGAGTTTGAAATAA
- the MCIDAS gene encoding LOW QUALITY PROTEIN: multicilin (The sequence of the model RefSeq protein was modified relative to this genomic sequence to represent the inferred CDS: deleted 1 base in 1 codon) has translation MQACGGAAAGRRVFDSICPNRMLDPQGRPFGKPGKLDRKFAPPRKFFPDRSISSRVSVYEDPPDSEPAALPALTTIDLQDLADCSSLLGSDAPPSGDSAASQNHSLQTAADFDLQDFRNTVDDLIADSSSLMSPPLAGGNFPFSPDVLPFGSCLSPPLDSPALQSPPLRPPEVPPPEQYWKEVANQNQRALGDALVENNQLHVTLTQKQEEIASLKERNVQLKELASRTRHLASVLDKLMITRSRDCGAAAEPFLLKATAKRSLEELFSAAGQDCAEVDAILREISERCDEALQSRDPKRLRLQPEPPSMDGRPGNLHGAFRGLRTDCSRSSLNLSHSELEEGGSFSTPIRSHSTIRTLAFPQGNAFTIRTANGGYKFRWVPS, from the exons ATGCAGGCGTGCGGGGGCGCCGCGGCGGGTCGCCGGGTTTTCGATAGCATTTGCCCCAACAGGATGCTGGATCCGCAAGGCCGGCCCTTTGGCAAGCCTGGGAAGCTGGACAGGAAG TTCGCTCCTCCACGGAAGTTCTTTCCGGATCGCAGCATCAGCAGCCGGGTGTCCGTGTACGAGGATCCGCCAGACTCCGAGCCCGCTGCGCTGCCAG CCCTCACCACCATAGAC CTGCAAGACCTCGCTGACTGCTCCTCGTTACTCGGATCCGATGCGCCGCCTAGTGGTGATTCGGCCGCCTCACAG AACCACTCCTTGCAAACGGCAGCGGATTTCGATCTGCAGGATTTCAGAAACACAGTGGATGATCTCATTGCAG ACTCATCGTCTTTGATGTCACCTCCCCTGGCCGGCGGAaactttcccttctctcctgaCGTACTACCCTTTGGGTCCTGTCTCTCCCCGCCGCTGGACTCACCCGCCCTGCAGTCACCGCCGCTGCGCCCTCCCGAGGTTCCCCCGCCAGAGCAGTACTGGAAGGAGGTGGCCAATCAGAACCAGAGGGCGCTGGGGGACGCACTCGTTGAGAATAATCAA CTGCACGTGACGTTGACCCAGAAACAGGAGGAAATCGCCTCACTGAAGGAGCGGAACGTGCAACTGAAGGAACTCGCCAGTAGGACCCGGCACCTGGCCTCAGTGTTGGAT AAGCTGATGATCACCCGGTCCCGGGATTGCGGTGCGGCAGCCGAGCCGTTTCTGCTCAAAGCGACTGCAAAAAGGAGCCTGGAGGAGTTGTTCAGCGCTGCGGGGCAGGACTGCGCGGAAGTGGACGCCATCCTACGGGAGATTTCCGAACGCTGCGACGAAGCGCTGCAGAGCCGCGATCCCAAGCGGCTCCGACTTCAGCCGGAGCCCCCAAGCATGGACGGCAGGCCCGGGAACCTGCATGGCGCCTTCCGGGGGCTGCGCACAGATTGCAGCCGGAGCTcgctgaacctgagccacagtgagctGGAGGAGGGCGGCTCTTTTAGCACCCCCATCCGCAGCCACAGCACCATCCGCACGCTCGCTTTCCCCCAGGGCAATGCGTTCACCATCCGGACAGCCAACGGGGGTTACAAATTCCGCTGGGTCCCCAGTTGA